The following are from one region of the Streptomyces rubrogriseus genome:
- a CDS encoding RidA family protein, with the protein MRTVITTENAPTPAAPLSQGIRKGSILQVSGQLPFDPATGAVVGTTVAEQTTQTLRNVTAVLKAAGAGPKDVVMLRVYLTDPAHLPELNEAYAAAIGEPFPARTTVYMQLPPGLLVEIDALAVLDD; encoded by the coding sequence ATGAGAACCGTCATCACCACCGAGAACGCACCCACTCCAGCAGCGCCGCTGTCCCAGGGCATCCGCAAGGGCTCGATTCTTCAGGTCTCCGGGCAACTCCCGTTCGACCCGGCCACCGGTGCGGTCGTCGGCACCACGGTCGCCGAGCAGACCACGCAGACACTGCGCAACGTCACCGCCGTACTCAAGGCGGCCGGCGCCGGACCGAAGGACGTCGTGATGCTCCGCGTCTACCTCACCGACCCCGCCCACCTGCCCGAGCTGAACGAGGCGTACGCGGCGGCCATCGGCGAACCCTTCCCCGCCCGCACTACCGTCTACATGCAGCTCCCTCCGGGACTGCTCGTCGAGATCGACGCCCTGGCAGTACTGGACGACTGA
- a CDS encoding carboxylesterase/lipase family protein: MSHDLKPVVTTAQGAVRGLRQDDGTATFLNIPYAAPPTGTGRFAPPQPHEPWHGVRDATVPGPNAPQSERKLGSIDMAPYFGAGWSRGEDYLTVNVFQPATANSGLPVMVFVHGGGFVAGSTRSALYDGSAFARDGVVLVTLNYRLGIAGFLDIPGAPANRGLLDVVAALRWVRENIAAFGGDPDNVTLFGQSAGATVVGGILANPEAAGLFRRAIVQSGSGLGAFTSEQAARVTKAAAEELGIEPHTDAFAAISDERLVDAASRLTPIDLRIGTHHDPLLGLSPFGLVLDTQPAVSVGAGLSADVDLLVGTNTEEGNLYLVPVGTYATSTADDVDDTAARSHPKPAQLVETYRNTRPEASFGELRSAIMGDALFGAGSWALAGAHAAHPQSATFSYEFAWRSQALGGDLGATHTMELPFVFDIAELPQLAGEGALLGPDKPPADLATRMHEAWIRFARTGNPGWDQYDVARRTTMHIDIEWTQVDDPRSQERQAWA, translated from the coding sequence GTGAGCCACGATCTCAAGCCCGTCGTCACCACCGCACAGGGAGCCGTCCGCGGTCTCCGTCAGGACGACGGCACCGCCACCTTCCTGAACATCCCCTACGCCGCTCCTCCGACGGGCACCGGCCGGTTCGCCCCGCCGCAGCCGCACGAGCCCTGGCACGGCGTACGGGACGCCACCGTGCCCGGCCCCAACGCCCCGCAGTCCGAGCGGAAGCTCGGCAGCATCGACATGGCCCCCTACTTCGGCGCCGGCTGGAGCCGTGGCGAGGACTACCTCACCGTCAACGTCTTCCAGCCCGCCACCGCGAACAGCGGTCTGCCCGTGATGGTGTTCGTCCACGGCGGCGGGTTCGTCGCCGGATCGACGCGGTCCGCGCTGTACGACGGTTCCGCCTTCGCCCGCGACGGCGTCGTCCTGGTCACACTCAACTACCGGCTGGGCATCGCCGGGTTCCTCGACATCCCCGGGGCGCCCGCCAACCGCGGTCTGCTCGACGTCGTCGCGGCGCTGCGCTGGGTGCGGGAGAACATCGCCGCCTTCGGTGGTGACCCGGACAACGTCACCCTCTTCGGCCAGTCGGCCGGGGCGACCGTCGTCGGCGGCATCCTCGCCAACCCCGAGGCCGCCGGGCTGTTCCGCCGGGCGATCGTCCAGAGCGGCAGCGGTCTGGGCGCGTTCACCTCCGAGCAGGCCGCCCGTGTCACCAAGGCCGCGGCCGAGGAACTGGGCATCGAGCCGCACACCGACGCCTTCGCGGCCATCTCCGACGAGCGCCTGGTGGACGCCGCCTCCCGGCTCACGCCCATCGATCTGCGGATCGGGACGCACCACGATCCGCTGCTCGGCCTCAGCCCCTTCGGCCTGGTGCTCGACACACAGCCCGCCGTATCCGTCGGCGCCGGCCTGAGCGCCGATGTCGACCTGCTCGTCGGCACCAACACCGAGGAGGGCAACCTCTACCTGGTCCCGGTGGGCACGTACGCCACCTCGACCGCCGACGACGTCGACGACACGGCGGCGCGCTCGCATCCGAAGCCCGCGCAGCTCGTGGAGACGTACCGCAACACACGCCCCGAGGCATCCTTCGGTGAGCTGCGGTCGGCCATCATGGGTGACGCCCTGTTCGGCGCGGGCAGCTGGGCCCTGGCCGGCGCACATGCCGCCCACCCCCAGTCAGCCACGTTCAGCTACGAGTTCGCCTGGCGCTCCCAGGCCTTGGGCGGAGACCTCGGCGCCACCCACACGATGGAGCTCCCCTTCGTCTTCGACATCGCCGAACTCCCGCAGCTGGCGGGTGAGGGCGCCCTGCTCGGCCCTGACAAGCCTCCCGCGGACCTCGCCACCCGCATGCACGAGGCTTGGATCCGCTTTGCCAGGACCGGCAACCCCGGCTGGGACCAGTACGACGTCGCACGCCGGACCACGATGCACATCGACATCGAGTGGACCCAGGTCGACGACCCCCGTAGCCAGGAACGACAGGCCTGGGCCTGA
- a CDS encoding MBL fold metallo-hydrolase: protein MEQITLGNVSVTRVWEYYGSVEMEPHAFFPESSQEVWKDGVHWLAPHFLDSETNIVNSAIQTWLLRSGGKTILVDTGVGNHKERPYAPVWSRLETDFLANLARAGVQPEDVDIVINTHLHIDHVGWNTYLDGRSWVPTFPNATYLMPKDDFDFWNPANGHQPLLGRGNQNVFEDSVAPVHQAGQTLLWENSHQIDADLRLDAAPGHTPGSSVLTLSSGTDRAVFVGDLLHNPVQIVEPDANSCFCEDPAGARATRRKVLGWAADNNALLIPAHLGGHGATEIARNGNTFDIKGWAPFSPYSAQTDAPGKA from the coding sequence ATGGAACAGATTACGCTCGGCAACGTCTCTGTCACCCGAGTTTGGGAATACTACGGTTCTGTCGAAATGGAGCCCCACGCCTTCTTCCCGGAAAGCTCGCAGGAGGTCTGGAAGGACGGCGTCCACTGGCTGGCCCCGCATTTCCTGGACTCCGAGACCAACATCGTGAATTCCGCGATCCAGACCTGGCTGTTGCGCAGCGGAGGCAAGACCATCCTCGTCGACACCGGTGTCGGCAACCACAAGGAGCGCCCCTACGCGCCGGTCTGGAGCCGCCTGGAAACGGACTTCCTGGCCAACCTGGCCCGGGCAGGTGTTCAGCCCGAGGACGTGGACATCGTGATCAACACGCATCTGCACATCGATCACGTCGGCTGGAACACGTACTTGGACGGGCGGAGTTGGGTTCCCACCTTTCCGAATGCCACCTATCTGATGCCGAAGGACGACTTCGACTTCTGGAACCCGGCAAACGGCCACCAGCCGCTGCTCGGCCGCGGCAACCAGAACGTCTTCGAGGACAGCGTGGCCCCGGTACATCAGGCCGGCCAGACGCTGCTGTGGGAGAACAGCCACCAGATCGACGCCGACCTGCGCCTGGACGCGGCTCCCGGACACACGCCCGGCTCCTCCGTGCTGACCCTCAGCTCCGGGACGGACCGCGCGGTGTTCGTCGGTGACCTGCTGCACAACCCGGTGCAGATCGTCGAGCCGGACGCCAACAGCTGCTTCTGCGAGGACCCCGCGGGCGCCCGCGCCACCCGCCGCAAGGTGCTGGGCTGGGCTGCCGACAACAACGCGCTCCTGATCCCCGCGCACCTGGGTGGTCACGGTGCCACCGAAATCGCGCGTAACGGCAACACGTTCGACATCAAGGGTTGGGCGCCCTTCTCCCCGTACTCCGCGCAGACTGACGCCCCCGGAAAGGCATAG
- a CDS encoding FUSC family protein yields MDRIAAFDPGLTRLTSAIRAVLGTAAVLAVLTALGAPETVLVVGGFTAMTTSLAISDLHPRNQLITVGLGVPLSLASLAAGAVLTPYPTAAKLIFLVVIYLAVQARRFGSRGLGLGIFGFMFFLLSQFVQARADQLPQLGASVLVAFGAVTTVWCCVGPVTAAGALRRLRHAFGVCLYDVLRDTASVVATGEDDGTRSGLLQERLDRLHAAALLIEDFLDERAVDEGTEAPLRHIGRVEVAAQRLVVLTVRAVRTPAARNDVAERRARQRLAQRIRALGHQVTTGTAPASEECEDGNEDGPANRPAGSAHVQDCFLAVDELTTALRVLGPRGRPEGFVTPPHKAAPSALGAVPRRDADTDSLKRQATRQAVQVTTASALAVAGGHLLSPHLWYWAVVTAWVVFIKTESTGEVLLQSARRLAGTVAGVLFGYGLATLVGGDGPGLLILLLLCMFGIFYTPSRAYWAVTFFITGTLSVLLALMDTFSTHVLLLRVQETTLGVTCGILAATLVLPTTVRRASDEELVGFLRVLGRLLQAIASGTADAEPPANRVRAAHDLDQALESFRKACLPLTHPLNPQRGRRHHTLHLLELLEVGAYHARSLAATAERLSAGHASECAPRLTAAADRAHETVAHLIRVTGHRPGSSSHTARPRVVKALSLLSEEPRVSRSRPSLECRLQQHISRLDATLTALVRAADPLVPDPGRTTMVLPESVDIPSPHGPTPVVAVRCVDFEDQCNAQAG; encoded by the coding sequence TTGGATCGCATCGCCGCCTTTGACCCCGGGCTCACGCGTCTGACCTCCGCGATACGCGCCGTGCTCGGCACAGCCGCGGTACTTGCCGTGCTTACAGCGCTGGGAGCGCCCGAAACGGTGCTCGTGGTCGGCGGTTTCACCGCGATGACGACGTCACTGGCGATCAGCGACCTGCATCCACGCAACCAGCTCATCACCGTCGGGCTTGGCGTTCCGCTCTCTCTCGCGTCCCTGGCCGCCGGAGCTGTGCTGACGCCGTACCCGACGGCAGCCAAGCTGATCTTTCTGGTGGTGATCTACCTCGCCGTTCAGGCCCGCCGGTTCGGCTCACGAGGGCTGGGTCTGGGGATCTTCGGGTTCATGTTCTTCCTGCTGTCTCAATTCGTCCAGGCCCGAGCAGACCAGCTTCCGCAACTCGGGGCATCGGTACTCGTGGCTTTCGGGGCCGTTACGACCGTGTGGTGTTGCGTCGGCCCCGTCACGGCGGCTGGAGCTCTGAGACGGCTGCGGCACGCATTCGGCGTGTGTCTGTACGACGTCCTCCGGGACACGGCCTCGGTGGTCGCCACCGGGGAAGACGACGGCACCCGCAGCGGTCTGTTGCAGGAGCGCCTCGACAGACTGCACGCAGCCGCGCTGCTGATCGAGGACTTTCTCGACGAGCGCGCAGTCGACGAGGGCACCGAGGCCCCGCTGCGGCACATTGGTCGTGTGGAGGTGGCCGCGCAACGCCTGGTTGTACTCACCGTCCGCGCGGTCCGCACACCGGCGGCCCGCAACGATGTGGCGGAACGAAGGGCGCGGCAGCGGCTCGCACAGCGGATCCGGGCTCTCGGGCACCAGGTCACCACGGGAACGGCACCCGCATCCGAAGAGTGCGAGGACGGGAACGAAGACGGCCCGGCGAACCGGCCGGCCGGCTCCGCACATGTGCAGGACTGCTTCCTAGCGGTCGACGAACTCACCACAGCCCTGCGGGTTCTCGGTCCACGCGGCCGCCCGGAAGGGTTCGTGACACCGCCGCACAAAGCCGCCCCATCAGCCTTGGGTGCGGTACCGCGCAGGGACGCAGACACCGACAGCCTGAAGCGCCAAGCCACCCGCCAGGCGGTCCAGGTGACAACAGCCTCGGCCCTCGCAGTCGCGGGCGGTCATCTCCTGTCTCCGCACCTGTGGTACTGGGCAGTAGTGACCGCATGGGTCGTCTTCATCAAGACCGAGAGCACCGGCGAGGTCCTGCTGCAAAGTGCCCGGCGGCTGGCGGGCACTGTCGCCGGCGTGCTTTTCGGCTACGGCCTCGCAACCCTGGTCGGCGGAGACGGCCCAGGCCTCCTGATCCTGCTCCTGCTGTGCATGTTCGGAATCTTCTACACCCCATCACGAGCCTATTGGGCCGTAACGTTCTTCATCACCGGCACACTCAGCGTGCTGCTCGCGCTGATGGACACCTTCTCGACGCACGTGCTGCTTCTGCGTGTCCAGGAGACCACACTGGGAGTAACCTGCGGAATCCTCGCCGCTACCCTCGTCCTTCCCACCACGGTCCGCCGGGCCAGTGACGAGGAGCTGGTCGGTTTCCTGCGCGTCCTCGGCCGCCTCCTTCAGGCCATCGCGTCAGGAACCGCGGACGCGGAACCCCCGGCGAACCGGGTCCGCGCGGCACACGACCTCGACCAGGCACTGGAGTCCTTCCGCAAGGCCTGCCTGCCTCTCACCCATCCGCTCAATCCGCAGCGCGGCCGACGGCACCACACCCTCCACCTGCTAGAACTCCTTGAGGTCGGCGCGTACCACGCACGCAGCCTGGCCGCCACGGCCGAGCGTCTCTCAGCGGGCCATGCTTCGGAATGCGCCCCCCGCCTCACTGCCGCAGCCGACCGTGCGCACGAGACCGTGGCCCACCTGATCCGCGTCACCGGCCATCGACCGGGATCCTCCTCGCACACGGCACGTCCCAGAGTCGTCAAGGCACTGTCCCTGCTCTCGGAGGAGCCGCGCGTCAGCCGCAGCCGGCCGTCGCTGGAGTGTCGCCTGCAGCAGCACATCAGTCGCCTCGACGCGACCTTGACCGCACTGGTGCGAGCCGCGGACCCGCTCGTCCCGGACCCCGGCCGCACCACCATGGTCCTGCCCGAGAGCGTTGACATCCCCTCGCCGCACGGTCCGACCCCGGTTGTCGCGGTGCGCTGCGTCGACTTCGAGGACCAATGCAACGCCCAAGCCGGCTGA
- a CDS encoding SDR family NAD(P)-dependent oxidoreductase, whose protein sequence is MPDKVYVITGPTSGFGRRTALELAKHGTVVLVGRNAAKLDDMRSIIVGRGGKALSVLCDLSDPTSVRRAVAQITELGLPITGVLNNAGIFPNRPGTNALGWDTAYATNHIGPFVFTETLVPHLEDGAQVVFIVSAVEDPERKAATMSGFRGARYISAEASARGEWKPGGSKLPGADAYATSKQCNLATVLAFARETPRLRFNAIEPGFAPGTNLGRDAGLFLRLLSKYVLSPLAPLIKYWTNPGTAARMITRILTDESDTTGVYYDEKGRPMRGSAQVHDPAFNARVVAETRALLGTVDV, encoded by the coding sequence ATGCCCGACAAGGTCTACGTCATCACCGGCCCGACCTCCGGCTTCGGCCGCCGCACCGCCCTCGAACTTGCCAAGCACGGCACCGTCGTGCTGGTCGGGCGCAACGCCGCCAAGCTCGACGACATGCGCAGCATCATCGTGGGCAGAGGCGGAAAGGCCCTGTCCGTCCTCTGCGACCTCTCGGACCCGACGAGCGTGCGACGCGCCGTTGCTCAGATCACCGAGCTCGGCCTTCCGATCACCGGCGTACTCAACAACGCCGGGATCTTCCCCAACCGTCCCGGCACGAACGCCCTTGGCTGGGACACCGCCTACGCGACCAACCACATCGGGCCTTTCGTGTTCACCGAGACGCTCGTGCCCCACCTCGAAGACGGCGCACAGGTGGTGTTCATCGTGTCGGCTGTGGAGGATCCTGAGCGCAAGGCCGCCACCATGTCCGGTTTCCGCGGTGCCCGGTACATCTCCGCCGAGGCGAGCGCCCGTGGCGAGTGGAAGCCCGGCGGCTCGAAACTGCCCGGCGCAGACGCCTACGCCACGTCCAAGCAGTGCAACCTGGCGACGGTGCTCGCCTTCGCCCGCGAGACACCCCGACTGCGGTTCAACGCTATCGAGCCCGGCTTCGCCCCCGGCACGAATCTGGGCCGCGACGCCGGCCTGTTCCTACGTCTGCTGTCGAAGTACGTGCTCTCGCCACTGGCCCCGCTCATCAAGTACTGGACCAACCCGGGCACCGCTGCTCGCATGATCACCCGGATACTCACCGACGAATCGGACACCACGGGCGTCTACTACGACGAGAAAGGACGACCAATGCGGGGTTCCGCACAGGTGCACGACCCGGCGTTCAACGCGCGGGTAGTCGCCGAGACCCGTGCGCTACTGGGGACAGTGGACGTCTGA
- a CDS encoding TetR/AcrR family transcriptional regulator codes for MPRPRSDDRRAAIMAAATRIIAAQGLGAATAAIAKEAGVSNGSLFTYFDTKADLLNQLYLELKGEMGAAALGGLPAAAARTQMLHMWSRWMDWATANPLKRRTLAHLQVSDEITTSTRESANRTMAGIGEILERGRANGPMRDAPAALVFTLSNALAEATIDYIIGDPDRADEHKQSGFDALWRMIG; via the coding sequence ATGCCCAGACCGAGGAGCGACGACAGACGCGCGGCGATCATGGCCGCCGCCACGCGGATTATCGCCGCTCAGGGGCTGGGGGCGGCGACGGCGGCCATCGCGAAAGAGGCTGGCGTCTCGAACGGGTCACTGTTCACCTACTTCGACACCAAAGCGGATCTGCTGAACCAGCTTTACCTGGAGCTGAAGGGCGAGATGGGGGCAGCCGCACTCGGCGGCCTGCCGGCAGCCGCTGCGCGCACCCAGATGCTACACATGTGGTCACGCTGGATGGACTGGGCAACGGCCAATCCTCTTAAGCGCCGCACTCTGGCCCATCTCCAGGTCTCCGACGAGATCACGACGTCCACTCGTGAGTCCGCAAACCGGACCATGGCAGGCATCGGAGAGATCCTGGAGCGTGGGCGGGCGAACGGCCCGATGCGCGATGCCCCGGCGGCTTTGGTGTTCACGCTGTCCAATGCCCTGGCCGAGGCCACCATCGACTACATCATCGGCGACCCGGACCGCGCCGACGAGCACAAGCAATCCGGTTTCGACGCACTCTGGCGCATGATCGGCTGA